A region of Legionella donaldsonii DNA encodes the following proteins:
- a CDS encoding efflux RND transporter permease subunit, which translates to MSNFFIDRPIFAWVLAILIMLAGVLAIAQLPVAQYPTVAPPAVAITAIYPGADAQTVQDTVTQIIEQNMSGLDKLLYMTSQSDSSGTATITLTFNSSANPDIAQVQVQNKLQLATPLLPIEVQQQGLTIEKSSSSFLLVLGAISEDGSMDQYDLADYLASYIKDPISRLNGVGDVQLFGAQYAMRVWLDPNKLNNYQLQPSDVVQAIKAQNNQIAAGQLGGLPAVPGQQLNAPIIAQTRLKTTEEFGKILLKVNSDGSQVRLRDVARIALGGENYALIARYNGVPASGLGIKLAVGANALDTATSIKEELRKMEPYFPAGFKVVYPYDTTPFIKISIHEVVKTLIEAIILVFLVMYLFLQNMRATLIPTIAVPVVLLGTFAVLSLFGYTINTLTMFGMVLAIGLLVDDAIVVVENVERVMMEENLPPKEATRRSMGQIQGALVGIATVLSAVFVPMAFFGGSTGAIYRQFSVTIVSAMVLSVLVALILSPALCATILKPLSAAEHRNKKGFFGWFNRHFEQATQRYHDSVEKLLNKTGRYLFIYLLIVVGMGYLFLTLPTAFLPEEDQGMVLTMIQLPAGATQQRTQEVAEQVYRYYATKEKNNVISTFTVVGFGFNGNGQNSGIAFTTLKDWSERKGAENKVPAIIDRASGAFAKIKDGLVFPFNLPAIIELGTANGFDFELIDRGGIGHEKLTEARNKLLDMVADHPDTLVRVRANGLEDAPEFKLNVDQEKAETFGATVSNINDTISIALGSSYVNNFIDRGRVKKVYVQADAPYRMLPKDINDWYVRGQKGQMVPFSAFSTSHWQFGSPRLERYNGLPSMEILGESASGKSSGDAMSLMEHLASKLPAGVGFDWTGMSYQERLSGNQAPLLYAISVLVVFLCLAALYESWSIPFSVILVVPLGVIGALLAASFRSLNNDIYFQVGLLTTIGLSAKNAILIVEFAKDLIEKENKPLIEATLEAVRRRLRPILMTSLAFIFGVLPLALSTGAGSGAQNAVGTGVAGGMFTATVLAIFFVPVFFVVVRRHFGKRVA; encoded by the coding sequence ATGTCTAATTTTTTTATAGACAGGCCTATTTTTGCTTGGGTACTTGCAATCCTTATTATGTTGGCAGGTGTTTTGGCTATTGCTCAGTTACCAGTAGCTCAATACCCCACCGTAGCCCCCCCTGCAGTAGCAATTACAGCGATTTATCCTGGTGCTGATGCACAAACAGTACAGGATACTGTGACCCAAATCATCGAACAGAATATGAGTGGTTTGGATAAACTATTGTACATGACCTCACAGAGTGATTCTTCTGGAACAGCGACAATAACATTGACTTTCAATTCCAGTGCCAACCCTGATATCGCCCAGGTTCAGGTACAAAATAAACTTCAGTTGGCTACCCCATTGTTGCCTATAGAGGTTCAACAACAGGGGCTAACCATTGAAAAATCGAGCAGCAGCTTTCTTCTTGTTTTAGGCGCCATTTCCGAAGATGGTAGTATGGATCAGTATGATCTGGCTGACTATCTGGCTTCCTATATCAAAGATCCGATTAGTCGCCTAAATGGAGTAGGGGATGTGCAATTATTCGGTGCGCAATATGCAATGCGCGTCTGGCTTGATCCAAACAAATTGAATAATTATCAACTGCAACCAAGCGATGTAGTTCAGGCAATCAAAGCACAAAATAATCAGATTGCTGCCGGACAATTAGGCGGACTTCCTGCCGTCCCTGGACAGCAGTTAAACGCGCCAATTATTGCACAAACACGGTTGAAGACAACTGAAGAATTTGGAAAAATTTTGCTTAAAGTCAATTCAGACGGCTCTCAAGTCCGTTTACGAGATGTTGCCCGAATTGCTCTGGGTGGTGAGAATTATGCGCTGATAGCACGTTATAACGGTGTTCCGGCTTCCGGTCTGGGTATTAAGCTTGCGGTGGGAGCAAATGCCCTGGATACGGCTACCTCCATTAAAGAAGAACTCCGTAAAATGGAGCCTTATTTTCCTGCTGGTTTTAAAGTGGTTTATCCCTATGACACCACTCCTTTTATAAAAATCTCTATTCATGAAGTGGTGAAAACCCTGATCGAAGCAATTATTTTGGTTTTTTTAGTCATGTATCTTTTCCTGCAAAATATGCGGGCTACCTTAATTCCTACAATTGCTGTTCCTGTTGTTCTCCTAGGCACTTTTGCCGTCCTGTCCCTCTTTGGTTATACCATCAATACGTTGACCATGTTCGGCATGGTATTGGCAATTGGACTACTCGTTGATGATGCAATAGTTGTTGTCGAAAACGTTGAGCGGGTCATGATGGAAGAGAATTTGCCCCCCAAAGAAGCCACTCGCCGTTCTATGGGACAAATTCAAGGGGCTTTAGTGGGCATTGCAACTGTGTTATCAGCAGTGTTTGTTCCGATGGCTTTTTTTGGCGGTTCGACGGGTGCTATTTATCGTCAATTCTCGGTGACTATTGTATCAGCAATGGTGCTTTCTGTCTTAGTAGCTCTTATTTTATCCCCAGCACTCTGCGCTACGATCCTAAAGCCGCTATCTGCTGCTGAGCATCGCAATAAGAAAGGATTTTTTGGCTGGTTTAATCGTCATTTTGAGCAGGCAACTCAACGCTACCATGATAGCGTTGAGAAACTGCTCAATAAAACAGGCCGCTATTTATTTATCTATCTTTTGATTGTAGTAGGAATGGGCTATTTATTCCTGACCTTACCGACAGCTTTTCTTCCTGAGGAAGATCAAGGGATGGTATTAACCATGATACAGTTACCCGCTGGAGCAACGCAGCAACGTACACAAGAAGTTGCCGAGCAGGTTTATCGCTACTATGCCACCAAAGAAAAAAACAATGTGATTTCCACATTTACTGTTGTTGGGTTTGGTTTTAATGGAAATGGACAGAACTCGGGCATTGCATTTACTACTTTAAAAGATTGGAGTGAACGTAAAGGCGCTGAGAACAAAGTCCCCGCAATTATCGATCGGGCAAGCGGTGCGTTTGCCAAAATTAAGGATGGTTTGGTTTTTCCTTTTAATTTACCGGCCATTATCGAACTTGGTACAGCAAATGGTTTTGATTTTGAGTTGATTGATAGAGGCGGAATCGGTCATGAAAAACTAACCGAGGCTCGGAATAAACTTTTGGATATGGTTGCTGATCATCCCGATACATTGGTTCGGGTAAGGGCGAATGGTTTAGAGGATGCGCCAGAATTTAAACTGAACGTTGATCAGGAGAAAGCGGAAACCTTTGGAGCTACAGTCAGTAACATTAATGACACGATTAGCATTGCTTTAGGAAGCAGCTATGTCAATAACTTTATTGATCGGGGCAGAGTAAAAAAAGTCTACGTGCAAGCGGATGCCCCTTATCGTATGTTGCCAAAAGATATTAACGATTGGTATGTCCGAGGGCAAAAGGGACAAATGGTTCCTTTTTCGGCGTTTAGTACTAGCCACTGGCAATTCGGTTCACCGCGGTTGGAGCGTTACAATGGTTTACCCTCGATGGAAATTTTAGGTGAATCTGCTTCAGGCAAAAGTAGCGGTGATGCAATGAGTTTAATGGAGCATTTGGCGTCAAAATTGCCTGCCGGCGTCGGTTTTGATTGGACTGGGATGTCTTATCAGGAACGTTTATCAGGAAATCAAGCGCCCTTACTATATGCTATTTCAGTGTTGGTTGTATTTTTATGTTTGGCTGCTTTATATGAAAGTTGGTCTATCCCTTTTTCCGTAATTTTGGTTGTGCCTCTAGGTGTCATTGGGGCTTTATTAGCGGCTAGTTTTCGCAGTCTAAATAATGATATCTATTTTCAAGTAGGGCTTTTAACTACTATTGGATTATCAGCCAAAAACGCAATCCTGATTGTAGAATTTGCAAAAGATCTGATTGAAAAAGAAAACAAGCCTTTAATTGAGGCAACGCTGGAGGCAGTACGTAGGCGTTTGCGCCCAATATTAATGACATCCCTTGCTTTTATTTTTGGTGTATTGCCCCTTGCTCTCAGTACAGGTGCTGGTTCTGGTGCACAAAATGCAGTCGGGACCGGGGTAGCGGGAGGGATGTTTACGGCAACTGTATTGGCTATTTTCTTTGTCCCAGTATTTTTTGTTGTTGTGCGGCGCCATTTTGGTAAGCGCGTTGCATGA
- the gstA gene encoding glutathione transferase GstA → MKLFFARGACSLVVRIIINEIGLKCDYVSVDLKTKKTEDNKDYLAINPKGAVPALQLDNGEIITENLVIQQYLVDEHKANNLCPPIGDINRYKILSWSNYITTELHKSFGALFNPAITQELKDKIYIPAIKQKLEFIDKRLSQHRYLAGNHFTLPDAYLFVMLTWSTNFKIDLTKYSHLPRYFEELHSRESIMKSLKEEGFA, encoded by the coding sequence ATGAAATTATTTTTTGCACGAGGTGCTTGCTCATTGGTAGTACGCATCATTATCAACGAAATAGGTCTTAAATGTGATTATGTATCCGTCGATCTGAAAACGAAAAAAACGGAAGATAATAAAGATTATTTAGCAATCAATCCGAAAGGAGCTGTTCCCGCACTCCAACTTGATAACGGTGAAATTATTACTGAAAATCTGGTTATCCAGCAATATCTTGTTGATGAACATAAAGCAAACAACTTATGCCCCCCGATTGGAGATATCAATCGCTATAAAATACTTAGCTGGTCAAATTATATAACTACAGAATTACACAAAAGTTTTGGCGCCCTTTTTAACCCTGCTATTACCCAAGAGTTAAAAGATAAAATTTATATACCTGCCATTAAACAAAAATTGGAATTTATTGATAAACGACTGTCTCAGCATCGTTACTTGGCAGGAAATCATTTTACCCTACCTGATGCCTATCTATTTGTGATGCTTACGTGGTCTACCAATTTTAAGATTGATCTTACCAAATACTCGCATCTACCCCGCTATTTTGAAGAACTTCACAGCAGGGAATCAATTATGAAATCGCTTAAAGAAGAAGGATTTGCTTAA
- a CDS encoding Na+/H+ antiporter translates to MSRFTPSLPTPIVQIGLGALVAIIFPDFHIGFNPELFMLLFIPPLLFNDSWRFPKREFLLNTRPIVMLSIGLVFFTVLGLGYLMHWLIPFLPLSASFILAAALSPTDAVALKSMTAKVQMPKRIMHILQGEALLNDASGLVSFKFAIAAMLTGVFSLGSATASLFLISLGGLGIGAILTYLFITLLGRLKLKSDHETTTENLLLLLLPFAAYLAAEKLGFSGVLAAVSAGFTIDKAGFLDRTMVSMRIEGRFVWGMLEITLNGIIFILLGIYLPNSLNLLANTDCTTGQYLMIVIFITLALISLRALWIYLTLPFEALIARRLHKPWHRPNLRMIAAISLGGVRGAIALAAILSLPEFMPDGMPFPARNLLIIVVVGVVLCSLLISSIILPLILPGLNALITHSTNDEEKEAILAAAEAGIRAIENRVQTLTNDMNEQDAAICMQVSSSLTAKLNQFIASNVGTETEKIIHVMALTFEEELRLAALEGARQELRLLRKQGKINNTTMMTIIAKLDLRQISLVGSQRNYELLTQSGHKSLTAEEMNQDHSVMVYD, encoded by the coding sequence ATGTCCAGATTTACACCTTCGTTACCCACACCTATCGTCCAAATTGGCTTGGGTGCTTTAGTTGCTATTATTTTCCCTGATTTTCATATAGGTTTTAATCCCGAATTGTTCATGCTTCTTTTTATTCCGCCTTTACTCTTTAACGATAGTTGGCGTTTCCCTAAACGGGAATTTTTATTAAATACAAGACCTATTGTCATGTTATCGATAGGCCTCGTATTTTTTACCGTGTTAGGACTTGGTTATCTTATGCATTGGCTGATTCCTTTCTTGCCTTTATCTGCCTCCTTTATCTTAGCTGCAGCACTCTCACCAACAGATGCTGTAGCCTTAAAATCGATGACTGCCAAGGTACAAATGCCTAAACGAATCATGCATATTTTGCAAGGAGAAGCCTTGTTAAATGATGCCTCAGGCCTCGTTTCTTTTAAATTTGCCATAGCGGCTATGCTAACGGGTGTTTTTTCCCTGGGTAGTGCTACTGCCAGCCTCTTTCTAATTAGTCTTGGCGGATTAGGAATAGGTGCTATTCTCACTTATCTATTTATTACTTTACTTGGTCGCTTAAAACTTAAAAGCGATCATGAAACCACAACTGAAAATCTTTTATTATTACTATTGCCTTTTGCAGCTTATCTTGCTGCAGAAAAACTTGGTTTCTCAGGGGTATTGGCCGCTGTTTCAGCCGGATTTACTATTGATAAAGCGGGATTTTTAGACCGGACTATGGTAAGCATGCGCATTGAAGGACGTTTTGTCTGGGGTATGTTAGAAATTACGTTGAACGGTATTATCTTTATCCTGTTAGGTATCTATTTACCGAATTCATTGAACTTACTTGCCAATACTGACTGTACTACAGGGCAATACCTGATGATTGTAATCTTTATTACTTTAGCGCTGATTAGTCTACGTGCCCTCTGGATCTACCTAACACTACCCTTTGAAGCTTTAATTGCACGTCGTCTTCATAAACCCTGGCACCGTCCTAATTTAAGAATGATTGCAGCAATTTCCCTTGGAGGAGTACGTGGAGCAATTGCTCTGGCAGCCATATTATCACTGCCAGAATTTATGCCTGATGGCATGCCTTTCCCAGCACGCAATCTGTTAATTATCGTTGTTGTTGGCGTAGTTCTTTGCTCTTTGCTAATCAGCTCGATAATTTTGCCTTTAATCTTGCCAGGCCTAAATGCCCTCATTACCCATTCTACCAATGACGAGGAAAAAGAAGCGATTCTTGCTGCTGCGGAAGCAGGTATCCGGGCTATTGAAAATCGAGTGCAAACTTTAACAAATGATATGAATGAGCAAGATGCTGCGATATGCATGCAGGTTAGCAGCTCATTAACGGCCAAACTGAATCAATTCATAGCCTCAAATGTTGGCACCGAAACGGAGAAAATAATTCATGTGATGGCCCTAACTTTTGAAGAAGAGTTACGCCTTGCAGCCTTGGAGGGGGCCCGGCAAGAATTACGTTTACTTAGAAAACAAGGTAAAATTAATAATACAACGATGATGACTATTATTGCCAAACTTGATCTAAGGCAAATTTCCTTAGTTGGTAGTCAGCGAAATTATGAGCTTCTTACACAATCCGGACATAAATCTTTAACTGCGGAAGAAATGAATCAAGATCATTCCGTTATGGTTTATGATTAA
- a CDS encoding universal stress protein, producing the protein MYKRVLFATDFDEVGVRAAHKAKKIADENGADLLLVHVVEPIPAYAYPGFAGFAEVEVSIREQAEKELAALAKKLGVDSAHCMIEFGSTKNEILRVAQEKKIDLIVTGSHGKHGLALLLGSTANAILHGAECDVLIVRPQVQGS; encoded by the coding sequence ATGTACAAAAGGGTGTTATTCGCAACAGATTTCGATGAAGTTGGAGTGAGAGCGGCGCATAAGGCAAAAAAAATTGCTGATGAAAATGGCGCTGATTTGCTTCTTGTTCATGTCGTTGAACCAATTCCTGCCTATGCTTACCCAGGTTTTGCTGGTTTTGCAGAAGTCGAGGTTTCAATACGTGAGCAAGCTGAAAAAGAGTTAGCGGCTTTAGCTAAGAAATTAGGAGTGGATAGTGCGCACTGCATGATTGAATTTGGTTCTACCAAGAATGAAATTTTGCGTGTGGCTCAAGAAAAGAAAATTGATTTAATTGTGACCGGTAGCCACGGTAAACATGGTCTTGCCTTATTGTTGGGTTCAACGGCAAATGCCATTCTGCATGGCGCAGAGTGTGATGTACTGATTGTGCGTCCCCAAGTGCAGGGTTCCTAA
- a CDS encoding efflux RND transporter periplasmic adaptor subunit, whose protein sequence is MQLILLAVCQSMFLLSGCGNDQSTKADKSPEVGIVTLKARPLTLTTELPGRTRPYRVAEVRPQVSGIILKRQFVEGSDVKAGQSLYQIDPATYQAAYDSAQGDLAKAEANVEINSLTVKRYKPLLSTNFVSHQDYDTAVANLKQADASVVAAKAALETARINLYYTKVYSPISGRIGKSSVTEGALVTASQSEALASVQQLDPIYVDVTQSSKDFLRLKRQLEKGVLTKGDDNVVVDLLLEDGTLYNEKGTLQFSDVTVDETTGSITLRAIFPNPKEVLLPGMFVRARIQEGVKVEAILAPQQGITRNAQGKATALLVDDKNKVVERTLITEQAIGDQWLIRSGLKEGDKLIVSGLQKVKPGMTVRTEEVEETKNKAAADKAPNHKENN, encoded by the coding sequence ATGCAATTAATTCTTTTGGCAGTTTGTCAGAGCATGTTCCTACTGTCGGGATGCGGGAATGATCAATCAACAAAGGCTGATAAATCGCCCGAAGTGGGTATTGTTACTTTAAAGGCGCGTCCGTTAACGCTTACAACAGAATTGCCTGGACGCACCCGCCCTTATCGTGTTGCGGAAGTCAGACCGCAGGTAAGTGGTATTATTTTAAAGCGTCAATTTGTTGAGGGAAGTGATGTCAAGGCAGGCCAGTCATTGTACCAAATTGATCCTGCCACTTACCAGGCTGCCTATGATAGTGCTCAAGGTGATCTAGCCAAAGCGGAGGCTAATGTTGAAATTAACAGTTTAACGGTCAAGCGCTATAAACCTTTGTTAAGCACTAACTTTGTTAGTCATCAGGATTATGATACGGCTGTGGCGAATTTAAAACAGGCGGACGCTAGTGTGGTTGCGGCCAAAGCAGCGTTGGAAACTGCACGTATTAATCTCTACTATACCAAAGTATATTCACCAATTAGCGGACGAATTGGTAAATCCAGTGTTACGGAGGGAGCACTGGTCACAGCGAGCCAATCCGAGGCGCTGGCTTCTGTACAACAACTTGATCCAATTTATGTTGATGTTACTCAATCCAGCAAGGATTTTTTACGTTTGAAACGGCAATTGGAAAAAGGAGTATTAACAAAAGGCGATGACAATGTAGTCGTTGATTTGTTGCTTGAAGATGGCACACTCTATAACGAAAAAGGAACTTTACAATTTTCAGATGTGACTGTCGATGAAACGACAGGCTCTATTACTTTGCGTGCTATATTCCCTAATCCGAAGGAAGTACTTTTACCTGGTATGTTTGTACGTGCGCGAATACAGGAAGGGGTTAAAGTAGAGGCAATTTTAGCACCTCAGCAAGGTATTACTCGTAATGCTCAGGGGAAAGCAACCGCTTTGCTGGTTGATGACAAAAATAAAGTGGTTGAGCGTACCTTGATAACAGAGCAGGCCATTGGTGATCAATGGTTAATTCGTAGTGGTTTGAAAGAGGGTGATAAACTGATCGTATCGGGACTACAAAAGGTAAAGCCAGGTATGACTGTAAGAACCGAGGAAGTAGAAGAAACAAAAAATAAGGCTGCTGCCGATAAAGCACCAAACCACAAAGAGAACAATTAA
- the ribF gene encoding bifunctional riboflavin kinase/FAD synthetase, which yields MKLLRRLDEVSAGTVATIGNFDGVHRGHQALLAQLHMQADKMKLPVTVFLFEPQPGEYFHGQLAPARLTSLREKLQILKQCNVDYVYCLKFNKHLALMPAPDFAEHYFFSLHHVKYLLIGRDFRFGHARQGDVALLEELGRRTDCLVQTFPDFAIAEERVSSTKIRNALLQGQLEQATVLLGRTFSLCGRVIKGDGRGKQWGIPTANLGMHRLTLPLKGVFCVQVRRSTGELLKGVANIGSRPTVDGTKNILEIHLFDFNESLYGEMLQVFFLRKLRDEIKFSSVDALIQQIQDDVVAAKEQFKGALAFR from the coding sequence ATGAAGCTGTTACGTAGATTAGATGAGGTTTCTGCGGGTACTGTTGCAACCATCGGTAATTTTGATGGGGTACACCGTGGTCATCAGGCATTATTGGCTCAGCTGCATATGCAAGCTGATAAAATGAAGTTGCCAGTAACTGTGTTTTTGTTTGAGCCTCAACCAGGAGAGTACTTTCACGGGCAGTTGGCACCTGCGCGATTAACCAGTTTGCGAGAGAAATTACAAATACTGAAGCAATGTAACGTTGACTATGTATATTGTCTAAAATTTAATAAGCACTTAGCTTTAATGCCTGCTCCGGATTTTGCGGAGCATTATTTTTTTTCTTTGCATCACGTAAAGTATTTGTTAATAGGAAGGGATTTTCGTTTTGGCCATGCCCGGCAAGGTGATGTGGCATTGCTGGAAGAGCTGGGCCGGCGAACTGATTGTCTTGTGCAAACGTTCCCTGATTTTGCTATTGCGGAAGAACGTGTCAGCTCAACGAAGATTAGAAATGCTCTATTGCAAGGGCAGCTTGAGCAAGCCACTGTTTTATTAGGGAGGACCTTTAGTCTTTGTGGCCGAGTGATTAAAGGCGATGGACGAGGTAAACAATGGGGTATCCCGACGGCAAATCTGGGTATGCATCGTTTAACCTTGCCGTTAAAAGGTGTTTTTTGCGTTCAAGTACGTAGAAGCACAGGCGAGTTATTGAAAGGAGTTGCCAATATTGGCAGCAGGCCGACAGTGGATGGCACAAAAAATATTCTTGAGATACATCTCTTCGATTTTAATGAAAGTTTATACGGTGAGATGCTGCAAGTGTTTTTCTTGCGCAAATTGCGAGATGAAATTAAATTCTCATCCGTGGATGCCTTGATTCAACAAATTCAGGATGATGTAGTTGCGGCTAAAGAACAATTTAAAGGAGCGCTGGCATTTCGCTAG
- the pnuC gene encoding nicotinamide riboside transporter PnuC: protein MLLDLFGASVSLLSTYFFIRLDSKAWLTTLLATCLNGWLYWQKGIYADMLLEAFYFFSVCYGWYLWRLPAKGDKPFILQLSIKQWLFVGAIVGLFYTIIAKLLLTFTHSNVAVLDALTTALSLVAQGLMCYRAIATWILWFFTDVLYAYLYFQKELPFHFLLMLLYTTMAITGYLRWARRRAIESKPPHLMMTASPIP from the coding sequence ATGTTGTTAGATTTATTTGGTGCATCTGTTTCATTATTGTCCACCTATTTTTTTATCCGCCTGGATAGTAAAGCCTGGTTAACCACGTTATTGGCCACTTGTTTAAATGGTTGGCTATATTGGCAAAAAGGCATTTATGCCGATATGCTACTCGAGGCATTTTATTTCTTTAGCGTTTGCTATGGCTGGTATTTATGGCGTTTACCCGCAAAAGGGGATAAACCGTTCATTCTACAACTTTCGATAAAACAATGGCTGTTTGTTGGAGCTATTGTTGGCTTGTTCTACACTATTATTGCCAAGCTTCTGTTAACTTTTACTCATTCAAATGTCGCAGTACTGGACGCCCTGACAACTGCCTTAAGCTTGGTCGCACAAGGGCTCATGTGCTATAGAGCTATTGCGACGTGGATCCTCTGGTTTTTTACTGATGTACTATACGCCTATCTGTATTTTCAGAAAGAGTTACCTTTCCATTTCTTACTCATGTTGTTATACACAACGATGGCGATCACTGGTTACCTTCGTTGGGCAAGGCGGCGTGCGATTGAAAGCAAACCGCCTCATCTTATGATGACAGCTAGCCCAATTCCCTGA
- a CDS encoding MFS transporter encodes MAQPLINITRKQALVFAAFLVLYEFLTYIANDMIMPGMIKVIESFHGPESAVATSLTAYMLGGASLQLFLGPISDRYGRRPVMLAGALFFFICTLLIASSNSIDQFLIARFFQGMGLCFIGVIGYATLQEIFAEMDAIRLIAIMANVSITAPLLGPLLGAIFIHFFSWRFIFIIISLFALVALWGLWRFMPEPVGQTKSDGEKITRVSLSPRVIAANYKNLMINSPFMLGSIALGLMGLPCLAWIALAPVILIADAKLSVIQYGLWQIPVFGASIIGNWYLQKLTHRYPVEKILLIGSIILGLGLVITFILPLLFGNYFVWLMPGLIIYFFALGIAGAPLNRLILFSTPVSKGTTSALMSMISMCVQAIGIEIANYLYSYHNNNVFGFYCSLIGLVYFILLASTFSFPKNHSKKSM; translated from the coding sequence ATGGCGCAACCTTTAATTAATATCACCAGAAAACAAGCCTTGGTTTTTGCCGCTTTTTTAGTTCTGTATGAATTTTTAACCTATATTGCGAATGATATGATCATGCCTGGAATGATCAAAGTAATTGAATCATTTCACGGTCCAGAGTCTGCAGTTGCGACTTCGCTAACTGCCTATATGTTAGGTGGGGCCAGTTTACAATTATTCTTGGGTCCTATCTCTGATCGTTATGGACGACGCCCAGTCATGCTGGCAGGAGCTCTCTTCTTCTTTATTTGTACCTTATTGATTGCCAGTTCAAACTCAATTGATCAATTTCTTATTGCCCGTTTCTTCCAGGGTATGGGGTTGTGTTTTATCGGTGTTATTGGTTATGCCACTTTACAAGAAATTTTTGCAGAAATGGATGCTATACGCTTAATAGCCATTATGGCCAACGTTTCCATAACGGCTCCCTTATTAGGTCCACTTCTAGGCGCAATCTTTATTCATTTTTTCAGCTGGCGATTTATTTTTATTATTATCAGCCTCTTTGCTCTTGTAGCGCTTTGGGGATTGTGGCGGTTCATGCCCGAACCTGTTGGGCAAACAAAATCAGATGGAGAAAAAATCACGCGCGTCTCATTATCACCGCGGGTAATAGCTGCAAACTATAAAAACCTGATGATAAATTCGCCATTTATGCTAGGCTCCATTGCTCTCGGACTCATGGGACTGCCTTGCCTTGCCTGGATTGCTCTGGCACCTGTTATTTTAATTGCCGATGCAAAATTATCTGTTATCCAATATGGCCTATGGCAAATACCTGTATTTGGTGCCTCTATTATTGGTAACTGGTATTTACAAAAGTTAACCCATCGTTACCCAGTAGAGAAAATATTACTGATTGGCTCAATTATTCTAGGGCTCGGCCTTGTAATCACTTTTATTTTACCACTTTTATTCGGTAACTATTTTGTATGGTTAATGCCTGGCCTCATTATTTACTTCTTTGCTTTAGGTATCGCTGGAGCTCCCTTGAATCGCCTCATCCTTTTTTCAACACCAGTGAGTAAAGGAACTACTTCTGCTCTTATGAGTATGATTAGTATGTGTGTCCAAGCAATTGGTATAGAAATAGCCAATTATTTATACAGCTATCACAATAATAATGTTTTCGGTTTCTATTGCTCACTAATTGGTCTTGTTTACTTTATTTTACTTGCCTCTACCTTTTCCTTTCCGAAAAATCATTCTAAAAAATCAATGTAG